The proteins below are encoded in one region of Rhodopirellula halodulae:
- a CDS encoding ABC transporter ATP-binding protein: MKSFRRVLRISLRRKMSLVGILLSSLVIAALWGANIGTLYPMVEVVFKGDDLPSYVKERLASSKEEANEQTVKITHLQQQLASLEQQATSPDVSADDPAFQQKLSSLQFELSSAELARTASEKTAEWLTWAEPWVNRMAPRGAFPTLVFIVAMLVGGTAIKLVALTINLMLVQYVAEGTVMELREKYFRKSLHLDLDHFGQNGSANLTSRLTNDVAHIAVGISTLLGRLIREPLKMAVCLVGAATVCWRLLLLVLIVSPVMALVMQHLSRAIRRASRRAMEEMSSLYGMLNDAFGGIHVVKSFNTQAYERARFRTRVQAYFRRSMKVALYNTLARSSSELLGLTMVGLAILAGGYLVINQQTHLLGIRMSPRPLDVGQVLLFFGLLIGASDPARKLSDVWTSLQRGIAASHRVYEIIDEPIRVTDPPNPVHLDRPHKAIQFKGVHFQYPSGPMVLRGIDLTIEHGETIALIGPNGCGKSTLINLLCRFDDPHQGEVCFDDVPINRLPTRDLRRRIALVNQRTVLFDDTIENNIRYGSPSADAHDVVRAAKMAFADDFIRRKTPDGYQTLLGSGGVRLSGGQMQRIALARAFLRDPDILILDEATSQIDIESEQLIHQALETFLEGRTGIMITHRASTLAMTDRVAVLDLGQVADVGTHRQLLASNSFYRSLCHSDMADAA, translated from the coding sequence ATGAAGAGTTTTCGCCGGGTTCTGCGAATATCGCTGCGACGCAAGATGTCCTTGGTGGGCATCCTGTTGTCGTCGTTGGTGATTGCGGCATTGTGGGGCGCGAACATCGGAACGCTTTATCCGATGGTGGAAGTGGTCTTCAAAGGCGATGACTTGCCGTCATACGTCAAAGAACGATTGGCCAGTTCCAAGGAAGAAGCCAACGAGCAGACCGTCAAAATCACGCACCTTCAACAGCAGTTGGCTTCGTTGGAACAACAAGCCACTTCGCCAGACGTGTCTGCGGACGATCCCGCGTTCCAGCAGAAGCTCAGCTCGCTTCAATTCGAGTTGTCGTCGGCTGAACTGGCACGCACCGCATCCGAAAAAACAGCTGAGTGGCTGACTTGGGCAGAACCTTGGGTCAACCGCATGGCACCTCGCGGTGCGTTTCCCACGTTGGTTTTCATTGTGGCCATGTTGGTGGGTGGGACCGCAATCAAGCTGGTCGCCCTGACGATCAACCTGATGTTGGTTCAGTACGTCGCCGAAGGCACGGTGATGGAACTGCGCGAAAAGTACTTTCGAAAATCATTGCACCTGGATCTCGATCACTTTGGTCAAAACGGTTCCGCGAATTTGACCAGTCGATTGACCAACGATGTGGCTCACATTGCGGTCGGTATCAGCACGTTGTTAGGACGCCTGATTCGCGAACCGCTGAAGATGGCGGTTTGTTTGGTTGGTGCCGCGACGGTGTGCTGGCGTTTGCTGTTGTTGGTATTGATCGTTTCACCGGTCATGGCGTTGGTGATGCAGCACCTCAGCCGTGCCATTCGGCGAGCCAGCCGACGCGCGATGGAAGAGATGAGCAGCTTGTACGGCATGCTGAACGATGCGTTCGGTGGCATTCACGTTGTGAAATCGTTCAATACTCAAGCCTACGAACGGGCACGTTTTCGAACCCGCGTTCAAGCCTACTTTCGTCGTTCGATGAAGGTTGCTCTGTACAACACTTTGGCTCGCAGCAGCAGTGAATTGCTGGGTTTGACCATGGTGGGTCTGGCCATCTTGGCCGGTGGATACTTGGTGATCAATCAGCAAACTCACTTGCTTGGCATCCGCATGAGTCCTCGTCCATTGGATGTCGGACAGGTGCTGTTGTTCTTTGGATTGTTGATCGGTGCTTCGGACCCAGCGCGGAAACTATCGGATGTTTGGACATCGCTTCAGCGTGGAATCGCCGCGTCGCATCGGGTGTACGAGATCATCGACGAACCCATTCGCGTCACGGATCCACCCAATCCCGTTCACTTGGACCGACCGCACAAGGCAATTCAGTTCAAAGGCGTTCATTTTCAATATCCGTCGGGACCAATGGTCTTGCGAGGAATTGATTTGACCATTGAGCACGGTGAAACCATCGCGCTCATTGGTCCCAATGGTTGTGGCAAAAGCACGCTGATCAATCTGCTCTGTCGTTTTGATGATCCGCATCAAGGCGAAGTTTGTTTCGATGATGTGCCAATCAATCGATTGCCGACCCGGGATCTACGCCGACGCATCGCATTGGTCAACCAACGGACGGTGTTGTTCGATGACACCATTGAGAACAACATCCGCTACGGAAGTCCCAGTGCGGACGCTCACGACGTGGTGCGAGCCGCGAAAATGGCGTTTGCTGATGACTTCATCCGACGCAAGACTCCCGATGGTTATCAAACGTTGCTTGGCTCGGGCGGCGTTCGATTGTCCGGTGGTCAAATGCAGCGTATCGCACTCGCTCGTGCTTTCCTGCGAGACCCTGACATCTTGATCTTGGACGAAGCGACCAGTCAGATCGACATTGAGAGCGAGCAATTGATCCACCAAGCGTTGGAAACGTTCCTCGAAGGTCGCACGGGAATCATGATTACCCACCGAGCCAGCACCTTGGCGATGACGGATCGGGTGGCCGTGTTGGATCTCGGCCAAGTCGCGGATGTCGGCACGCACCGACAATTGTTGGCCAGCAATTCGTTCTATCGAAGCCTTTGCCACAGCGACATGGCCGACGCGGCCTGA
- a CDS encoding S46 family peptidase: MFAHARRWFLSGSCMVFALSGMPSHSQADEGMYLFNDVPRELLREKYDFEPSEEWLQHLQLSSVRFNSGGSGSFVSSNGLVLTNHHVASETLAKLSTEDRNLIEDGFLAKDFEEELKAPDLELNQLISIEDVTDRINKQITAGDDAEEAAKQRRAAIATIEKESLDQTGLRSDVVTLFGGAKYHLYRYKKYTDVRLVWAPETAAAFFGGDADNFEYPRYNLDATLMRVYEDGKPAKLEHFLKWNSEPAKEGDLVFVSGHPGRTQRIFTVEALEYLRDKRLPSVLDLLRRKEILLQQYGLEGKEAARRGRDELFGIQNARKAYTGMLAGLQDPQTFVAKRGRQDRLLAELKKSDENASLADAWAEVAAIQTEKAELLDQSVSLRSELFQIALRIVLLAEEDRKPNAERLPAYTESGRESLLAQLLSPAPIYDDLEMVKLADEVALLLENRGPEDTIVQEVLAGRSPKQVASDLVTKTKVKDVEFRQSLVDGGLDAVLASDDPMLRLARVIAPEYRRIDEISEQLSEREKQAYADITQATTMIEGTGGYPDATFTLRLAFGVISGYEERGERVDPTTNFAGAFTHSKEHEGQEDFDLPESWMNAKENIALDTQLNFVCTADIIGGNSGSPVVDRDGTLVGLIFDGNIQSLTSDYLYTDVQSRAVSVSGVAIPEALRSIYRAEGLADQLGN; this comes from the coding sequence ATGTTTGCACACGCGCGTCGCTGGTTCTTGTCGGGAAGTTGCATGGTTTTTGCTTTGTCGGGGATGCCAAGTCATTCCCAAGCCGATGAGGGCATGTACCTCTTCAACGACGTTCCACGCGAATTGTTGCGTGAGAAATATGATTTCGAACCGTCCGAGGAATGGTTGCAGCATCTGCAGCTATCGTCGGTTCGATTCAATTCGGGCGGGTCGGGATCGTTCGTGTCTTCCAATGGTTTGGTCCTGACCAATCACCATGTGGCCAGCGAGACCTTGGCGAAACTCAGCACCGAAGATCGCAATCTGATCGAAGACGGTTTCTTGGCGAAGGACTTTGAGGAAGAGCTCAAAGCCCCGGACTTGGAGCTGAATCAATTGATCAGCATCGAAGACGTCACCGACCGGATCAACAAACAGATCACCGCGGGTGACGACGCGGAAGAAGCGGCCAAGCAACGCCGCGCCGCGATCGCAACGATTGAAAAGGAGTCGCTCGACCAAACTGGTCTTCGAAGCGATGTGGTCACCTTGTTTGGTGGAGCGAAGTACCACCTCTATCGCTACAAGAAATACACCGATGTGCGTTTGGTTTGGGCACCGGAAACTGCGGCGGCATTCTTTGGTGGCGACGCGGATAACTTCGAGTACCCGCGATACAACTTGGACGCCACGTTGATGCGAGTCTACGAAGATGGCAAACCCGCGAAGTTAGAACATTTTTTAAAGTGGAACTCCGAACCCGCCAAAGAAGGAGACTTGGTGTTCGTCAGCGGACACCCCGGACGTACCCAGCGGATCTTCACCGTCGAAGCGCTGGAATACTTGCGAGACAAACGACTGCCATCTGTTTTGGATCTGCTGCGACGGAAAGAAATTCTGTTGCAGCAATATGGGTTGGAAGGCAAAGAGGCCGCCCGCCGGGGTCGCGACGAATTGTTTGGGATTCAGAACGCTCGCAAGGCCTACACGGGGATGCTTGCCGGACTGCAAGACCCACAAACGTTCGTCGCCAAACGCGGACGCCAAGATCGGTTGCTGGCGGAACTGAAAAAATCGGATGAGAACGCGTCTCTGGCGGATGCGTGGGCCGAAGTTGCGGCAATTCAAACCGAGAAAGCCGAGTTGCTCGATCAGTCGGTTTCGCTGCGAAGCGAATTGTTTCAAATCGCTTTGCGAATTGTCTTGCTCGCGGAAGAAGACCGCAAACCCAACGCCGAGCGATTGCCCGCCTACACCGAATCCGGTCGTGAATCTTTGTTGGCACAGTTGTTGTCACCCGCACCGATCTACGACGATTTGGAGATGGTGAAGTTGGCGGATGAAGTCGCTTTGTTGTTGGAAAACCGTGGCCCCGAGGACACGATCGTTCAAGAAGTTCTGGCGGGTCGATCGCCCAAGCAAGTGGCGAGTGACTTGGTGACGAAAACGAAAGTCAAAGATGTCGAGTTCCGACAATCGCTCGTCGATGGTGGTCTCGACGCCGTGTTGGCATCAGACGATCCGATGTTGCGTCTGGCTCGCGTGATCGCACCGGAGTATCGCCGAATCGATGAGATCAGCGAACAACTGAGCGAGCGCGAAAAGCAGGCCTATGCCGATATCACCCAAGCGACAACGATGATCGAAGGCACGGGGGGCTATCCCGATGCGACATTCACGTTGCGTTTGGCATTCGGTGTCATTTCGGGCTACGAAGAGCGAGGTGAACGCGTCGATCCCACCACCAATTTCGCCGGTGCCTTCACACATTCCAAAGAACACGAGGGCCAAGAAGACTTCGACTTGCCTGAGTCTTGGATGAACGCCAAAGAGAACATTGCTTTGGACACGCAACTCAACTTTGTCTGCACCGCTGACATCATCGGTGGCAACAGCGGGTCACCGGTGGTCGATCGCGACGGGACATTGGTGGGTTTGATCTTTGATGGCAACATTCAAAGTCTTACCAGCGACTACCTTTACACTGACGTGCAAAGCCGAGCGGTGAGCGTGTCCGGTGTCGCGATTCCGGAAGCACTGCGGTCGATCTACCGAGCAGAAGGCTTGGCTGATCAACTCGGTAACTGA
- a CDS encoding anti-sigma factor family protein — protein sequence MMSPTPEQIDQLISDHLDGRLTEDQSQWLAEQLRMDADFAQRIRDAELDRKMLRSLHENTTASRALPSDFASRVVAAAQQRAIDEDLSAVHPLRQMKVSIPVEAAVAQSNRYGKRAWIAAVAGLAAAGLLVASLRTQVPGPTPDNPVLDPSTTIAQNDSDPSNPPTGIQPQVVPEPTMADEPASEMIASDDLPTTAPEAMIASADLGGESVSPSLQSDDMPTPTTAREVPAADVSSMVASQSSKDLQTLSGAVLVYDVRLTPEARNPGLRNQFASAGDPIRKAMTSAGLEASSKQLVSERLIEATRESVTLDDDTRYQILLLRGPAKQLDRLFLELLSDDESVDSVGMSMAMGNAVSGIAWKQENETVGADAVAYELNADDKESLQQLGVALSNRDFMPVKAESFSNRINFALGSPEAASTGNDFITEVLVIIR from the coding sequence ATGATGTCTCCCACACCCGAACAGATCGATCAACTGATCAGCGACCATTTGGATGGTCGTTTGACGGAAGATCAATCGCAATGGCTCGCCGAGCAGTTGCGCATGGACGCAGACTTTGCCCAGCGAATTCGCGATGCAGAACTCGATCGCAAAATGTTGCGATCTCTGCATGAAAACACAACCGCCTCCCGAGCCCTCCCTTCCGATTTCGCGTCTCGCGTCGTGGCCGCCGCTCAACAGCGTGCGATCGATGAAGATTTGTCCGCAGTACATCCACTGCGCCAGATGAAAGTATCGATTCCCGTCGAAGCCGCCGTTGCCCAATCTAACCGTTACGGAAAGCGTGCTTGGATCGCTGCCGTCGCGGGATTGGCCGCCGCCGGTTTGCTCGTCGCTTCACTGCGAACCCAGGTGCCCGGCCCAACGCCGGACAATCCTGTTTTGGATCCGTCGACAACCATCGCACAAAACGATTCCGACCCGAGCAATCCACCAACCGGGATTCAGCCGCAGGTGGTTCCCGAGCCAACTATGGCCGATGAACCCGCGAGCGAAATGATTGCCTCGGACGACCTTCCCACCACGGCCCCCGAAGCAATGATCGCTTCGGCAGATCTTGGCGGCGAGTCAGTCTCACCGTCGCTCCAGTCGGATGACATGCCAACACCGACGACAGCACGAGAAGTACCAGCGGCCGACGTTTCATCGATGGTCGCCAGCCAAAGTAGCAAGGACCTGCAAACGCTGTCCGGTGCGGTTTTAGTCTATGACGTTCGATTGACGCCCGAAGCACGCAACCCTGGTTTGCGAAACCAGTTTGCATCGGCCGGCGATCCAATTCGCAAAGCGATGACCTCCGCTGGTCTGGAAGCGTCCAGCAAGCAATTGGTCAGCGAACGATTGATCGAAGCCACGCGTGAATCGGTCACGTTGGATGACGACACGCGGTATCAAATTCTGTTGCTTCGCGGTCCCGCCAAACAATTGGATCGTTTGTTCTTGGAACTGTTGTCGGACGATGAATCAGTTGATTCGGTCGGAATGTCGATGGCCATGGGCAACGCGGTTTCCGGAATCGCTTGGAAACAAGAGAACGAAACAGTGGGTGCCGACGCGGTCGCCTACGAATTGAACGCGGATGACAAAGAGTCGCTGCAGCAATTGGGCGTCGCACTGAGCAATCGCGATTTCATGCCTGTGAAGGCGGAGTCGTTTTCCAATCGCATCAACTTCGCTTTGGGCTCACCAGAAGCCGCCAGTACCGGCAACGATTTCATCACCGAGGTATTGGTCATCATCAGGTAG
- a CDS encoding class I SAM-dependent methyltransferase, with amino-acid sequence MTASGSPLCQIVSDQELVNPLKTVDGAGWLGDDITGAKVLCLAAGGGRQSSLYAAAGAHVTVVDLSPAMLEQDRVAARKRGHQVELIEGSMDDLSMLPVAHFDIVIHPVSTCYLPSITAVYAQVARVIRGGGLYISQHKSPTSLQSSTQPRTSVNGSPRYTIEHAYYRNDPSANPAGNVPISPSDNNPVAARLREPGAVEFLHRWEEMIGGLCRCGFVIEDLSEPLHAKRDAEPGSFADRARYIAPYVRIKARRSKNGGLGRAGLRSEGAGVEFLGGEFLGEDPSSESPTPKLWIPEN; translated from the coding sequence ATGACGGCCTCCGGGTCGCCCCTGTGCCAGATCGTTTCCGACCAGGAATTGGTCAATCCGCTGAAAACGGTGGACGGGGCCGGGTGGTTGGGTGACGACATCACGGGGGCCAAAGTGCTGTGTTTAGCCGCGGGCGGTGGACGTCAGAGCAGTCTTTACGCGGCGGCGGGGGCTCACGTCACGGTGGTCGATTTGTCTCCGGCAATGCTGGAACAAGACCGTGTGGCGGCTCGCAAGCGCGGCCACCAAGTCGAGCTGATCGAAGGATCGATGGACGATCTTTCGATGCTTCCGGTGGCTCATTTCGACATCGTGATTCACCCCGTCAGCACCTGCTATTTGCCTTCCATCACCGCCGTCTACGCTCAGGTCGCCCGCGTGATTCGTGGAGGCGGCCTGTATATCAGCCAGCACAAATCGCCGACCAGCTTGCAATCGTCGACCCAGCCTCGAACTTCGGTCAATGGATCGCCACGCTATACCATCGAGCACGCTTACTACCGCAATGATCCGTCCGCCAATCCGGCCGGGAACGTTCCGATTTCACCCTCAGACAACAATCCCGTCGCGGCTCGACTCAGAGAGCCCGGGGCGGTGGAGTTCTTGCATCGATGGGAAGAAATGATCGGGGGTCTGTGTCGCTGCGGGTTTGTGATCGAGGATCTGTCGGAACCGCTGCATGCCAAACGCGACGCGGAACCCGGCAGTTTTGCCGACCGTGCCCGTTACATCGCTCCGTATGTCCGCATCAAGGCTCGTCGATCTAAAAACGGGGGTCTCGGGCGTGCGGGACTTCGAAGTGAGGGGGCGGGCGTTGAGTTTTTGGGTGGCGAGTTTTTGGGTGAGGATCCTTCGTCCGAGTCACCCACGCCGAAGCTCTGGATTCCCGAAAACTGA
- a CDS encoding PEGA domain-containing protein, with amino-acid sequence MQRHSDHRTFFVTPTILPLMLLCMVWIAGSGCVRRRMTVRTSPPGATVSIDNQLIGTSPAATDFIYYGTREVRIEREGYRTEVVLKKMKPPWYQLPVLDFVSETLWPGEIRDERIIDIELVPQVIEPSEDVLNRAEALRNQSRGGMVPSG; translated from the coding sequence ATGCAACGTCATTCCGATCATCGAACGTTCTTCGTGACGCCAACAATTCTGCCACTGATGCTGCTGTGCATGGTTTGGATCGCGGGCTCGGGTTGCGTCCGGCGTCGCATGACCGTCCGGACCAGTCCTCCTGGAGCCACGGTTTCGATCGACAACCAATTGATCGGAACCTCTCCCGCGGCGACTGATTTCATCTACTATGGCACACGCGAGGTCCGCATCGAACGTGAGGGCTACCGCACCGAAGTTGTGCTCAAGAAAATGAAGCCACCGTGGTATCAATTGCCCGTGTTAGACTTCGTCAGCGAAACACTTTGGCCCGGCGAGATTCGTGATGAGCGGATCATCGATATCGAATTGGTGCCCCAAGTGATCGAACCTTCCGAGGATGTTCTGAACCGTGCCGAAGCCCTCCGCAATCAATCGCGTGGCGGCATGGTTCCATCGGGTTGA
- a CDS encoding YfhO family protein: protein MPKPSAINRVAAWFHRVDPTDPSGLPKQADGSQSSGAQQGCWSWLRCWSRLRDEWPVWFGPLCLTWLLFGTLIGRERLAFRDVSHFYTPLYQYVGERCAERPLSFFFHAMWNPHDQTGMPLAGETTTAVFYPTRHAVYLAFSRDDSTLALAIYVWLHLVLASVAAYWSARKFGCQPASSAIAGLAYPLSGAVLFLTTNPPFLVGAAWLPLAMTSLIHRESGSWKLAAISLSMMVLGGDPQTALHVVMMAGLWIATQIVLSNWQRHRERRPLSKSVQWFGRVVAASLFAVMLSAPQIASSVAWASQSGRVAETRSASQTFAFSVGPWRWAELAFPNGFGSPWPIHHRWDRPAFLGEFRCFDALWTPSLYVGTAVFVLVAHAVIGGLVKRSTNTVSFCVMGVFAAFAAMGWYGPWHAPYQWLVDVVPGYDAFRYPSKWLPVVAYVVSMLATLGAKQWHETKQSQHPVSRTSPDSQPRIGHLFRELFGQKAIWVAGPLIVGLSGCVWLTLASIETTPIDSVWGPFQMERAWTAWLLAAIHAWMVFVMAMAIRYAGQLGVSPRKLGCLWMLLVATDLVWAQRSLVPTINLQAEQTAWAAASIIIDPISGTRRWMRMGDSSEFPKSWSESSDAERLLALEVHDRCRWQGRWHLMEHQSVFNSLVSIRPVAMDRFWGVALTENEELNWRNLSAWLGVGGSRSNGGDTETWAIKSTRQHSFDEVETEHRFPWSERIDLASRLGENANRIALEEDAIQGGAPGLIFVSRRIYQDGGWRAEGLRMDGAIQDRSEPVTMRVYRADGVGQGVWCPPGDWTIRWIYDPFWHRPACGLAVVTWALIVASLFRRKRFAETKSERATIC, encoded by the coding sequence GTGCCGAAGCCCTCCGCAATCAATCGCGTGGCGGCATGGTTCCATCGGGTTGATCCAACCGATCCGTCGGGATTGCCGAAGCAAGCCGATGGCTCGCAAAGCAGTGGGGCTCAGCAAGGTTGCTGGAGTTGGCTGCGTTGCTGGAGTCGGCTGCGTGACGAATGGCCCGTTTGGTTCGGACCTTTGTGCCTGACGTGGTTGCTGTTTGGCACATTGATTGGTCGCGAACGACTCGCCTTTCGTGACGTCAGTCATTTCTACACACCGCTGTATCAATACGTGGGGGAACGATGCGCGGAGCGTCCGCTGTCGTTCTTCTTCCACGCGATGTGGAATCCGCATGATCAAACGGGAATGCCCCTGGCGGGCGAAACCACGACGGCGGTTTTCTACCCGACTCGCCATGCCGTTTATCTCGCGTTCTCACGCGACGATTCGACTTTGGCATTGGCGATTTATGTTTGGCTGCATTTGGTCTTGGCCTCGGTTGCAGCGTATTGGTCCGCTCGAAAGTTTGGTTGCCAGCCCGCTTCGTCGGCGATAGCTGGCTTGGCCTATCCGTTGTCGGGTGCGGTGTTGTTTCTGACGACCAACCCTCCGTTCCTGGTCGGTGCCGCATGGTTGCCGCTCGCGATGACGTCGCTAATCCATCGTGAAAGTGGAAGTTGGAAACTCGCCGCGATTTCGCTGAGCATGATGGTTTTGGGAGGCGATCCACAGACGGCGCTGCATGTGGTCATGATGGCCGGGCTTTGGATTGCGACACAAATTGTGCTCTCAAATTGGCAACGACATCGCGAGAGACGTCCGTTGTCCAAGTCGGTCCAGTGGTTTGGACGTGTCGTGGCGGCCAGCTTGTTTGCGGTGATGTTATCCGCACCTCAAATCGCATCGTCCGTCGCATGGGCATCACAAAGTGGTCGCGTCGCGGAGACCCGATCGGCTTCGCAAACCTTTGCGTTCTCGGTGGGGCCATGGCGTTGGGCGGAACTTGCCTTCCCGAATGGTTTCGGATCGCCGTGGCCCATCCATCACCGTTGGGATCGCCCCGCGTTTCTTGGTGAGTTTCGTTGCTTCGATGCGTTGTGGACGCCATCGTTGTACGTCGGGACCGCGGTGTTCGTCTTGGTTGCTCACGCGGTTATTGGTGGCCTAGTGAAACGTTCCACGAACACGGTTTCGTTTTGCGTGATGGGTGTCTTCGCCGCATTTGCAGCAATGGGATGGTACGGTCCGTGGCATGCGCCCTATCAATGGTTGGTCGATGTGGTGCCGGGGTACGATGCGTTTCGATATCCTTCCAAGTGGTTGCCAGTTGTCGCCTACGTCGTTTCTATGTTGGCCACTTTGGGAGCGAAACAGTGGCATGAGACAAAGCAAAGTCAGCATCCCGTTTCGCGTACGTCGCCAGATTCGCAACCGAGGATCGGTCATCTGTTTCGCGAACTTTTTGGCCAGAAAGCGATCTGGGTCGCTGGGCCGCTGATCGTTGGTTTGAGTGGCTGTGTTTGGCTCACGTTGGCATCCATCGAAACGACACCGATTGATTCTGTCTGGGGACCCTTCCAAATGGAGCGTGCTTGGACCGCGTGGCTGTTGGCAGCAATCCATGCTTGGATGGTTTTTGTCATGGCGATGGCGATTCGGTACGCGGGCCAACTCGGGGTGTCGCCGAGGAAACTCGGTTGTCTTTGGATGTTGCTGGTCGCGACGGATTTGGTTTGGGCACAACGCAGTCTAGTACCGACGATCAACTTGCAGGCCGAGCAAACCGCGTGGGCCGCTGCGTCGATAATCATCGATCCGATCTCGGGAACTCGCCGTTGGATGCGGATGGGCGATTCCTCGGAGTTTCCAAAAAGCTGGTCCGAGTCATCGGACGCCGAGCGACTATTGGCCCTGGAAGTTCATGATCGATGTCGTTGGCAAGGACGTTGGCACTTGATGGAGCACCAATCGGTCTTCAACAGTTTGGTGTCGATCCGTCCGGTCGCGATGGATCGGTTCTGGGGCGTCGCATTGACTGAAAATGAGGAACTCAATTGGCGGAACCTTTCCGCTTGGTTGGGCGTCGGCGGTTCCCGATCCAATGGCGGCGATACTGAGACTTGGGCCATCAAGTCAACGCGACAGCATTCCTTTGACGAGGTCGAAACGGAGCATCGTTTCCCATGGTCGGAACGCATCGACCTCGCATCGCGGTTGGGTGAAAACGCGAATCGTATTGCGCTGGAAGAAGACGCGATTCAAGGAGGTGCACCGGGCCTGATCTTTGTCTCGCGTCGCATTTATCAAGACGGAGGATGGCGCGCGGAGGGGCTTCGGATGGACGGCGCAATACAGGACCGTTCTGAACCGGTCACGATGCGGGTGTATCGGGCGGATGGAGTTGGGCAGGGCGTTTGGTGCCCGCCGGGTGATTGGACCATTCGTTGGATCTACGATCCGTTTTGGCATCGTCCCGCCTGTGGGCTGGCGGTGGTGACGTGGGCGTTGATCGTCGCATCGCTGTTCAGGCGAAAGCGTTTTGCAGAAACGAAAAGTGAACGGGCAACGATCTGCTGA
- a CDS encoding HD-GYP domain-containing protein has translation MSTTNLKANPGKNTVLVSVDDLQVGAICRTPIEDEVGRLLLGTGTRITPEVIEGLRERGIQDLAIKADEAENLRSGNKGGGGKPKPKPVRPKERHHTNGQDHTKWRKGVPLKDALVNRHHEPIDVSRRKVLKGHVQLARTRFEEIRLALTEQKMQTVEALSDLSGAFASAMVDDHDQTVGDVVAADTEMSLTDRSVKLGVLGMAIGTELGLDGPSVLEIGMAGLLHDIGLYTMDAALSVPGRPPLSQEETWEYRKHPVVSANSLREVSDIPHSVLLAIEQVHEQFNGTGYPFGLEGNRIHQYARILNVCDTYLRLTIGTSFRKALVPHDALGFILHQARYGIFDPKVIHAFLRTKSLFPLGSRVELANGKWADVIRRPIEGYACPVLQSSDGERVDLLETPNEVVAPACDPQRNQGRLSIEAMQRIRWNPADELFFEET, from the coding sequence ATGAGTACTACTAATCTGAAAGCGAATCCAGGCAAGAACACTGTTCTTGTTTCTGTCGACGACCTTCAAGTGGGTGCGATCTGCCGCACGCCGATTGAAGATGAGGTCGGCCGATTGCTGTTGGGAACCGGCACCCGAATCACGCCAGAAGTGATTGAGGGTCTGCGTGAACGCGGCATCCAAGATCTGGCGATTAAAGCGGACGAAGCCGAAAACCTTCGCTCGGGAAACAAAGGTGGTGGCGGCAAGCCAAAACCAAAACCGGTGCGTCCCAAAGAACGCCACCATACCAATGGTCAGGATCATACGAAGTGGCGCAAGGGCGTGCCATTGAAGGATGCTCTGGTCAATCGTCATCACGAGCCCATCGACGTCTCACGTCGCAAGGTGCTCAAAGGGCACGTCCAATTGGCGCGGACCCGGTTCGAAGAAATTCGTTTGGCGTTGACCGAACAAAAGATGCAAACCGTGGAAGCGTTGTCTGATTTGTCAGGTGCGTTTGCTTCCGCGATGGTCGATGACCATGACCAAACCGTCGGCGATGTGGTTGCGGCGGATACGGAAATGTCGCTGACCGATCGCAGCGTCAAATTGGGCGTGCTGGGAATGGCCATCGGCACGGAACTTGGCTTGGACGGCCCGTCGGTGCTTGAAATCGGCATGGCTGGTTTGCTGCATGACATCGGTCTCTACACCATGGACGCGGCACTCAGCGTTCCGGGGCGTCCTCCGCTATCACAAGAAGAAACATGGGAATATCGCAAACACCCCGTCGTCTCGGCGAACAGTTTGCGTGAAGTTTCCGACATACCGCACTCGGTGCTGCTGGCCATTGAACAGGTTCACGAGCAATTCAATGGCACCGGTTATCCGTTTGGATTGGAAGGCAACCGGATCCATCAATACGCTCGCATCCTGAATGTTTGCGATACCTACCTGCGTTTGACCATCGGGACCAGCTTCCGAAAAGCGTTGGTGCCGCATGACGCCCTGGGGTTCATCCTGCACCAAGCTCGCTACGGAATCTTTGATCCCAAAGTCATTCACGCATTCCTTCGAACGAAGTCGTTGTTCCCATTGGGAAGTCGCGTTGAGTTGGCCAATGGAAAATGGGCCGATGTCATTCGTCGTCCCATCGAAGGTTACGCTTGCCCTGTGCTGCAAAGCTCGGATGGTGAACGGGTCGATCTGTTGGAAACGCCCAACGAGGTGGTGGCTCCCGCGTGTGACCCGCAACGCAACCAAGGCCGATTGTCGATTGAGGCGATGCAACGCATCCGCTGGAATCCCGCCGACGAATTGTTCTTCGAAGAAACTTGA